From the Candidatus Peribacteria bacterium genome, one window contains:
- a CDS encoding pyridoxamine 5'-phosphate oxidase family protein codes for MERMLSDADMNTLLESEIYGHLACSDNGKPYIIPLAYVFHENVLYGQTTEGKKTDILRRNPLVCFQVQQQKEKEWRSVICWGHFEEFSFETLDEVEASMIVELLTNRLGAMQENVGIAVPHYSFTEKATPLPVNNRQSTLFRIVVTERTGKLYEADR; via the coding sequence ATGGAACGAATGCTGTCAGACGCCGACATGAACACGCTGCTGGAGTCAGAAATCTACGGACATCTTGCCTGCAGTGACAACGGGAAACCGTACATCATTCCTCTTGCATACGTTTTTCATGAGAATGTGCTGTATGGACAGACAACGGAGGGGAAGAAAACCGATATTCTCCGACGGAATCCGCTTGTTTGCTTTCAGGTGCAGCAGCAAAAGGAAAAGGAGTGGAGAAGTGTAATATGCTGGGGACATTTTGAGGAATTCTCCTTTGAAACACTGGATGAAGTGGAAGCATCCATGATTGTCGAACTCCTGACAAACCGATTGGGCGCTATGCAGGAAAACGTCGGCATTGCAGTGCCTCACTATTCCTTCACAGAGAAAGCAACCCCCCTGCCTGTGAACAACAGGCAATCCACGCTATTCCGTATCGTGGTCACCGAGAGGACAGGAAAGCTGTACGAAGCGGACAGGTAG